One genomic segment of Impatiens glandulifera chromosome 6, dImpGla2.1, whole genome shotgun sequence includes these proteins:
- the LOC124943124 gene encoding uncharacterized protein LOC124943124: MAVATAMAISGTFILFALRLQKSSLLPRSCISSSDGKNNKKMKKKMKRVQFAENVVDPIGDGREYRRRMSKIDVKHEEKEIGREREMPANRVALYNGILRDRRRSAYSY; the protein is encoded by the exons ATGGCGGTCGCGACCGCCATGGCAATTTCCGGCACCTTCATTCTCTTCGCCCTTCGTCTTCAGAAATCTTCTCTCCTTCCTCGCTCCTGCATCTCATCGTCTG ATGGGAAAAACaataagaagatgaagaagaagatgaaaagggTGCAATTTGCAGAGAACGTGGTGGACCCAATCGGAGATGGGAGAGAATATCGGCGGCGGATGAGTAAAATTGATGTGAAGCATGAAGAGAAAGAAATaggtagagagagagaaatgccGGCGAATAGGGTTGCTTTGTATAATGGAATTTTGAGGGATCGGCGTCGGTCGGCTTACTCTTATTGA
- the LOC124943984 gene encoding OVARIAN TUMOR DOMAIN-containing deubiquitinating enzyme 4-like — MVSIEGDFYAYVRRIQQPSVWGGEPELMMACHVLRTSISVFAIGRVSGSLVKIADYGEGYRNDKEKPMTLMYHWYGHYDVLE; from the exons ATG GTGTCCATAGAAGGAGACTTTTATGCTTATGTGAGAAGAATTCAGCAGCCTTCAGTGTGGGGTGGAGAGCCTGAGTTGATGATGGCATGTCATGTTCTTAG GACATCAATATCTGTATTTGCGATTGGTAGAGTATCTGGGAGTTTAGTAAAGATAGCAGACTATGGTGAAGGATACAGAAACGATAAAGAGAAGCCTATGACCCTTATGTATCATTGGTATGGTCATTATGATGTACTGGAATGA